A genomic region of Vitis vinifera cultivar Pinot Noir 40024 chromosome 7, ASM3070453v1 contains the following coding sequences:
- the LOC100266220 gene encoding mitochondrial outer membrane protein porin 2: MSKGPGLFADIGKKAKDLLTRDYISDQKFTVSTYSDTGVAITSTAVKKGGLSTGDVAVQYKYKNSVIDVKADTGSNINTTLTFTEIIPSTKTIASFKFPDYNSGKLEVQYFHDHATLTTSVALNQSPAVDLSVTIGTPSIAFGAEAGYDTTSGCFTKYTAGISVAKPDSCASIILGDKGDTIRASYVHHLDSLKKSAAVGEISRRFSTNDNTFTVGGSYAIDPLTNVKAKLNNHGNLGALLQHEIIPKSILTLSGEFDTKALDKTPRFGLALALKP, translated from the exons ATGAGCAAGGGACCAGGACTCTTCGCCGATATAGGGAAGAAAGCCAAAG ATCTTCTCACGAGGGATTACATCTCCGATCAGAAATTCACCGTCTCCACATACAGCGATACGGGAGTG GCCATCACATCAACTGCAGTGAAGAAAGGAGGACTCTCAACTGGCGATGTAGCAGTGcaatacaaatacaaaaatTCTGTCATTGATGTAAAAGCTGACACAGGGTCAAAT ATCAATACAACCCTTACATTCACAGAGATTATTCCATCCACTAAGACTATTGCCTCATTCAAATTTCCTGATTACAATTCTGGCAAG CTGGAGGTTCAGTACTTCCATGATCATGCAACACTCACTACATCAGTTGCATTGAATCAGTCACCAGCAGTTGATCTTTCAGTCACCATTGGTACCCCAAGCATTGCTTTTGGTGCAGAGGCTGGTTATGATACTACATCTGGTTGTTTTACAAAGTATACTGCTGGCATTAGTGTGGCAAAACCAGATTCTTGTGCATCAATAATTCT CGGTGACAAGGGAGACACCATAAGGGCATCATATGTGCACCACCTGGATTCACTAAAGAAGAGTGCTGCAGTGGGAGAAATTAGTAGAAGATTTTCCACAAATGATAATACATTTACAGTAGGAGGGTCTTATGCAATTGACCCCCTAACAAACGTGAAAGCAAAGCTCAATAATCACGGCAATCTCGGGGCTCTCTTGCAGCATGAGATCATACCAAAGTCAATACTGACTCTCTCTGGCGAGTTTGACACCAAGGCGCTGGACAAAACTCCTAGGTTTGGGCTGGCCCTTGCTCTCAAGCCTTGA
- the LOC100247373 gene encoding calcium-transporting ATPase 2, plasma membrane-type gives MESYLDENFSGVKPKHSSDEVLQRWRNLCSVVKNPKRRFRFTANLSKRGEAAAMRRTNQEKLRIAVLVSKAAFQFIQGVPVSDYVVPEEIKAAGFQICADELGSIVEGHDVKKLKIHGGVDGIAEKLSTSTTNGLTADNKLLNHRQEIYGINKFTETQARGFLVFVWEALHDMTLIILAVCALVSLIVGIAMEGWPVGAHDGLGIVASILLVVLVTATSDYRQSLQFRDLDKEKKKISIQVTRNGYRHKMSIYDLLPGDIVHLSIGDQVPADGLFVSGFCVSIDESSLTGESEPVMVSAENPFLLSGTKVQDGSCKMMITTVGMRTQWGKLMATLSEGGDDETPLQVKLNGVATFIGKIGLVFAVVTFAVLVQGLFNRKLGEGTHWSWSGDDALEMLEFFAIAVTIVVVAVPEGLPLAVTLSLAFAMKKMMNDKALVRHLAACETMGSATCICSDKTGTLTTNHMTVVKSCICMNVKDVDRQSNASSFCSEIPDSTVKLLLQSIFNNSGGEVVINKEGKLEILGSPTDAALLEFGLFLGGDFQGERQAPKLIKVEPFNSTKKRMGVVLELPEGGLRAHTKGASEIILAACDKMIDSNGEVVPLDEASIDHLKATINQFASEALRTLCLAYMELENGFSPNDPIPLSGYTCIGIVGIKDPVRPGVKESVAICRSAGITVRMVTGDNINTAKAIARECGILTDDGIAIEGPDFREKSEEELFKLIPKIQVMARSSPLDKHTLVKHLRTTFGEVVAVTGDGTNDAPALHEADIGLAMGIAGTEVAKESADVIILDDNFSTIATVAKWGRSVYINIQKFVQFQLTVNVVALIVNFSSACLTGNAPLTAVQLLWVNMIMDTLGALALATEPPTDDLMKRAPVGRRGNFISNVMWRNILGQSLYQFLVIWYLQVEGKAIFQLNGPDSDLILNTLIFNSFVFCQVFNEISSREMEKINVFKGILDNYVFAAVLTSTVLFQIIIIEYLGTYANTSPLTLSQWFLSVFIGFLGMPIAAALKMIPVASQ, from the exons ATGGAAAGCTATTTGGACGAGAACTTCTCAGGAGTGAAGCCAAAGCATTCGTCGGATGAGGTGTTGCAGAGATGGAGGAATCTTTGCAGTGTTGTCAAGAACCCCAAGCGAAGGTTCCGCTTCACTGCCAACCTCTCCAAGCGTGGCGAGGCGGCTGCTATGCGCCGCACCAATCAG GAGAAATTGAGAATTGCGGTATTGGTTTCCAAAGCAGCATTTCAATTTATCCAAG GTGTACCTGTCAGCGACTATGTTGTACCTGAGGAAATCAAAGCTGCAGGTTTTCAGATTTGTGCTGATGAATTGGGATCCATTGTCGAAGGCCATGATGTAAAGAAGCTGAAAATTCATGGTGGGGTAGATGGTATTGCAGAAAAGCTATCCACAAGTACAACCAATGGGCTTACTGCCGACAATAAATTGCTGAATCACAGACAAGAGATTTATGGGATAAATAAATTCACTGAAACTCAAGCTCGAGGCTTCTTGGTATTTGTTTGGGAAGCCCTTCATGACATGACACTCATAATCCTTGCTGTGTGTGCGCTTGTGTCTCTGATAGTTGGCATTGCAATGGAAGGGTGGCCGGTGGGGGCCCATGATGGCCTTGGGATTGTTGCTAGTATCTTGTTGGTTGTGTTAGTCACGGCAACAAGTGATTATCGGCAATCTTTACAGTTTAGGGATTTGgacaaagagaagaagaagatctCCATTCAGGTCACAAGGAATGGATATAGGCACAAAATGTCGATATATGATTTGCTTCCTGGTGATATTGTGCATCTTTCTATTGGAGACCAGGTCCCTGCTGATGGACTTTTTGTTTCAGGATTTTGTGTGTCAATTGATGAATCAAGTTTAACTGGAGAGAGTGAACCGGTAATGGTAAGTGCAGAAAATCCTTTTCTGCTGTCTGGAACTAAGGTTCAAGATGGATCATGCAAGATGATGATTACTACTGTTGGAATGAGAACCCAATGGGGTAAATTGATGGCCACTCTTAGTGAAGGGGGAGATGACGAGACCCCATTGCAAGTTAAATTGAATGGAGTGGCAACGTTTATTGGGAAGATAGGCCTTGTCTTTGCTGTGGTGACATTTGCGGTTCTGGTTCAAGGATTGTTTAACCGTAAACTGGGAGAGGGGACCCACTGGAGTTGGTCAGGAGATGATGCATTGGAAATGTTGGAATTCTTTGCCATTGCTGTTACAATTGTTGTTGTCGCAGTCCCTGAGGGGCTGCCTTTGGCTGTCACATTGAGCCTTGCTTTCGcaatgaagaagatgatgaatgaCAAGGCACTCGTCCGCCATCTGGCAGCTTGTGAGACGATGGGTTCTGCAACATGTATCTGCAGTGACAAGACTGGGACTCTAACTACTAACCACATGACTGTTGTGAAATCATGCATTTGTATGAATGTGAAGGATGTGGACAGACAGAGCAATGCTTCTAGTTTCTGTTCTGAAATCCCAGATTCTACTGTGAAACTTCTGCTACAATCGATATTTAATAACTCTGGTGGAGAAGTCGTGATTAACAAAGAAGGGAAGCTTGAGATACTGGGATCGCCCACTGATGCTGCTTTGCTGGAGTTTGGATTGTTCCTTGGTGGAGACTTTCAAGGAGAGCGACAAGCACCCAAACTAATTAAGGTTGAGCCATTCAATTCAACAAAGAAGCGAATGGGTGTAGTGCTGGAACTTCCAGAAGGAGGTCTGCGAGCCCATACTAAAGGTGCTTCAGAAATTATTTTGGCTGCCTGTGACAAGATGATCGATTCTAATGGTGAGGTTGTTCCCCTTGATGAAGCATCTATTGACCATCTTAAGGCTACAATCAATCAATTTGCCAGTGAAGCACTTCGAACTCTATGCCTTGCCTATATGGAACTGGAGAATGGGTTTTCCCCCAATGATCCTATTCCTCTTTCGGGATATACCTGTATAGGTATTGTGGGTATCAAAGATCCTGTTCGCCCAGGTGTTAAGGAGTCCGTTGCAATTTGTCGCTCAGCTGGCATTACTGTAAGGATGGTTACAGGTGACAACATAAATACTGCCAAGGCTATTGCTAGAGAATGTGGAATTCTCACTGATGATGGTATAGCCATCGAAGGTCCAGATTTTAGAGAGAAGAGCGAAGAAGAATTGTTTAAACTAATTCCCAAAATTCAG GTAATGGCTCGATCTTCACCTTTGGACAAGCATACACTGGTGAAACACTTAAGAACCACATTTGGTGAAGTTGTTGCTGTGACCGGTGATGGAACAAATGATGCACCAGCACTTCATGAGGCAGATATTGGGCTAGCAATGGGCATTGCTGGAACTGAG GTGGCTAAAGAGAGTGCTGATGTAATAATCTTGGATGATAATTTCTCCACAATTGCGACTGTGGCCAAATGGGGACGTTCAGTCTacataaatattcaaaaatttgtACAGTTCCAACTTACGGTTAACGTGGTTGCATTAATAGTCAACTTCTCTTCAGCTTGTTTGACAG GAAATGCTCCCCTCACGGCTGTTCAGCTTCTGTGGGTCAACATGATCATGGATACACTGGGAGCTCTTGCATTAGCAACCGAGCCACCTACTGATGACTTAATGAAGAGAGCACCAGTTGGAAGAAGAGGAAATTTTATCAGTAATGTCATGTGGAGAAATATCCTAGGCCAGTCCCTATATCAGTTTCTGGTAATATGGTATCTTCAGGTAGAAGGGAAAGCAATATTTCAGCTCAATGGCCCTGATTCTGATCTGATCCTGAATACACTTATTTTCAACTCGTTTGTCTTCTGCCAG